Proteins from a genomic interval of Zingiber officinale cultivar Zhangliang chromosome 1B, Zo_v1.1, whole genome shotgun sequence:
- the LOC122038482 gene encoding MADS-box protein AGL42-like: MVRGKMQMRRIENLASQQVTFSKHRRGLLKKAFELSVLCDAEHQMSSIPQELNVYFAFLFELIAERGPSLGLNVNLSRYDLFHGHLFIADSGRLGILAHSIFMLLLSE; this comes from the exons ATGGTGAGGGGGAAGATGCAGATGAGGAGGATAGAGAACTTGGCCAGCCAGCAGGTGACCTTTTCCAAGCACCGGAGAGGCCTTCTGAAGAAGGCCTTTGAGCTCTCCGTGCTCTGTGATGCCGAGCACCAAATGTCAAGTATTCCCCAA GAGTTAAATGTATATTTTGCATTTTTGTTCGAACTTATTGCTGAGAGGGGACCTTCTTTGGGTTTGAATGTTAACCTTAGCCGATATGATCTGTTTCATGGCCATCTCTTCATTGCTGACTCTGGAAGACTTGGCATTCT TGCTCACTCTATTTTCATGCTCCTTTTGTCAGAGTGA